A single genomic interval of uncultured Sphaerochaeta sp. harbors:
- the dapB gene encoding 4-hydroxy-tetrahydrodipicolinate reductase, protein MRVGIVGFGKMGKLIRSEALKRGHTIAAVIDPICQESEVTANQVSSEHLSECEVVIDFTHPSVVVDHIILYAKLGIPAVIGTTGWYDRIPELQEITAQSDGAIIYSGNYSLGVALFMQVVKEASRLFAKSGLYDPFLTEIHHAQKADSPSGTAEMLGSLVLENYSSKRSVEKETLHHKREDESIHLASVRGGWVPGTHTVYFDSPQDTIELTHRARSREGFAVGAVQAAAWIASGRKGFFSLDDMLEDVYLSVEKTQ, encoded by the coding sequence ATGCGCGTAGGTATTGTTGGATTTGGGAAGATGGGGAAACTCATCCGCTCTGAAGCCTTGAAGCGGGGGCATACGATTGCCGCTGTTATTGACCCGATCTGTCAGGAGAGCGAAGTCACGGCAAATCAGGTCAGTAGCGAGCACTTGAGCGAGTGCGAAGTAGTCATCGATTTCACCCACCCCTCAGTGGTTGTGGATCATATCATCCTCTATGCAAAGCTCGGTATTCCTGCAGTCATAGGGACAACAGGCTGGTATGACAGGATACCTGAACTGCAGGAGATCACAGCACAGTCTGATGGTGCCATCATCTATAGCGGAAACTACTCACTGGGAGTTGCTCTCTTTATGCAGGTGGTGAAGGAAGCCTCCAGACTCTTCGCCAAAAGCGGTCTCTATGATCCATTCCTGACAGAAATCCATCATGCTCAGAAGGCGGACAGTCCTTCAGGTACTGCAGAGATGCTGGGCTCCTTGGTGTTGGAAAACTATTCCAGCAAACGTTCAGTGGAGAAGGAGACCCTGCACCACAAGAGGGAGGACGAATCCATTCATCTTGCCTCAGTAAGGGGCGGCTGGGTTCCTGGAACACACACCGTGTATTTTGACAGCCCACAAGATACGATCGAATTGACACATAGAGCCCGATCACGGGAAGGTTTTGCCGTAGGCGCTGTTCAGGCAGCTGCCTGGATCGCATCAGGTCGCAAGGGATTCTTTAGCCTTGATGACATGCTCGAAGATGTATATCTATCAGTGGAGAAGACACAATGA
- the xseA gene encoding exodeoxyribonuclease VII large subunit: MHELFHTDLTVSELTSLIKRTLEEGFYGLKVTGEISNFRPSSTGHWFFTLKDANAQISAVMFKGSTWKVDFTPSEGDKVTVTGNLDVYGARGTYQIKCESMEKAGQGEILALLEERKRLYASKGYFDESLKKPIPSQPHRVGVVTSATGAALQDILNVLNRRSPSLDVLVLPAVVQGESSAPSIANRIMQANSLLLCDVLIVGRGGGSLEDLLPFSEEVVLEAMHESEIPIISAVGHEIDWALSDYVADLRAPTPSAAAELVSQGYLDLRQNLKSLQAEMQKAMQYRLTLATHQLGKFDARQIHAIIDNREYLLANASQNLINAGQQKVRETQARYESAARELQALSPLAILARGYAAVQSESGTLIKSKEQATIGEVVRLTFVDGKRTAQIKE; this comes from the coding sequence ATGCATGAACTGTTTCACACTGATTTGACGGTCAGTGAACTGACAAGTCTGATCAAGCGGACACTCGAGGAAGGTTTCTATGGATTGAAGGTCACCGGGGAAATTTCAAACTTCCGCCCTTCATCAACCGGTCATTGGTTCTTCACCCTCAAGGATGCAAACGCCCAGATCAGCGCAGTTATGTTCAAGGGCAGTACCTGGAAGGTCGATTTCACCCCATCTGAAGGCGACAAGGTCACGGTAACCGGCAATCTGGACGTATATGGGGCTAGAGGAACGTACCAGATCAAGTGTGAGAGCATGGAGAAGGCAGGACAGGGAGAGATCCTTGCTCTGCTTGAGGAACGCAAGAGACTGTACGCAAGCAAGGGGTACTTCGATGAATCATTGAAAAAGCCCATTCCCAGCCAGCCCCATCGCGTAGGCGTGGTAACCAGTGCAACAGGGGCTGCCCTTCAGGACATTCTCAACGTACTGAACCGTCGCTCCCCATCTCTTGATGTCCTGGTTCTTCCTGCAGTTGTACAGGGTGAGAGCAGTGCTCCTTCAATTGCCAATCGCATCATGCAGGCAAACAGCCTCCTTCTCTGTGATGTCTTGATCGTTGGACGAGGAGGTGGTTCCCTGGAAGATCTGCTTCCCTTCAGTGAGGAAGTAGTACTTGAGGCAATGCATGAATCAGAGATACCCATCATCAGTGCAGTAGGACATGAGATAGACTGGGCGCTCTCTGACTATGTTGCAGACCTGAGAGCCCCTACCCCTTCTGCTGCAGCTGAGCTGGTAAGCCAGGGATACCTCGATTTGCGACAGAACCTGAAATCTCTGCAGGCAGAGATGCAGAAAGCCATGCAGTATCGCCTTACCCTTGCCACCCACCAACTAGGCAAGTTTGATGCAAGGCAGATTCATGCGATCATAGATAATCGAGAGTACCTGCTGGCCAACGCCAGCCAGAATCTCATCAATGCCGGCCAGCAAAAAGTACGGGAGACCCAAGCACGATATGAATCAGCGGCAAGAGAGTTGCAAGCCCTTTCTCCCCTTGCTATACTAGCGCGAGGCTATGCAGCGGTCCAAAGCGAGAGTGGAACGCTCATCAAGAGCAAGGAACAGGCAACAATCGGGGAAGTCGTGCGTCTGACATTCGTTGATGGCAAGCGAACAGCACAGATAAAGGAGTAA
- a CDS encoding ammonium transporter codes for MFVSVDTLWVLLGAVLVFFMQAGFAMVETGFTRAKNAGNIIMKNLMDFSLGSAVFWILGFSLMFGGSNPFIGSLDLFVRGSYDSTIPTSAFLIFQTVFCATAATIVSGAMAERTKFSSYCLYSIVISAVIYPISGHWIWGGGWLSTLGFHDFAGSTAVHMVGGVAAFWGAKIIGARIDKYDEKGNAKAIPGHSLTLGALGVFILWFCWFGFNGGSSLSLTGDEAIVSTSTIMVTTNLAAAFAATATMVLTWVRYKKPDVSMTLNGALAGLVGITAGCDAVSPVGAALIGIISGIVVVFSVEFFEKVVHIDDPVGAISVHGVCGALGTILTGLFALDGGLFYGGGLGLLGIQSVGVLSVMLWVSLTMGLVFFLIKKTVGLRVSREEEIAGLDLEEHGLASSYADFMPIVAGFKPAASIDEAIPVVNKVPPASTPSRDAEMYKVVIVSRQSKFNTLKEALNDIGVMGMTLTQVMGCGMQKGQKEYYRGVPVSPTLLPKMQVETVVSKVPVRTVIETAKKALYTGHVGDGKIFVYTVDNVVKVRTGEEGYDALQDEVVPE; via the coding sequence ATGTTCGTATCGGTAGACACCTTGTGGGTGTTGTTGGGTGCTGTGTTGGTGTTTTTCATGCAGGCTGGATTTGCCATGGTTGAGACTGGTTTCACCAGGGCAAAGAATGCAGGAAACATCATCATGAAGAACCTGATGGACTTCAGTCTGGGAAGTGCGGTGTTCTGGATTCTGGGATTCTCGTTGATGTTCGGGGGAAGCAATCCCTTTATAGGGTCCCTTGATCTGTTTGTCCGTGGCTCATACGACTCAACCATCCCCACCTCTGCATTCCTGATATTCCAGACGGTATTCTGTGCAACGGCGGCCACCATTGTAAGTGGTGCAATGGCAGAGCGGACCAAGTTTTCCTCCTACTGCCTGTATTCAATTGTGATCAGTGCAGTAATCTACCCGATCAGCGGACACTGGATCTGGGGAGGTGGCTGGCTATCAACCCTGGGATTCCACGATTTTGCAGGTTCTACCGCTGTGCATATGGTTGGTGGGGTTGCAGCATTCTGGGGAGCAAAGATCATCGGGGCAAGGATTGACAAGTATGATGAGAAGGGTAATGCAAAGGCAATCCCAGGGCATAGCTTGACCCTTGGAGCACTCGGGGTGTTCATTCTCTGGTTCTGTTGGTTTGGCTTCAATGGTGGTTCCTCCCTCTCTCTCACCGGTGATGAGGCAATTGTCTCCACATCTACCATCATGGTAACCACGAACCTCGCTGCAGCTTTTGCAGCTACTGCTACCATGGTTCTGACCTGGGTTCGGTACAAGAAACCGGATGTTTCCATGACACTCAATGGAGCCCTCGCAGGTTTGGTTGGCATTACCGCAGGTTGTGATGCAGTCTCCCCTGTAGGTGCTGCGCTTATCGGAATCATCAGCGGAATTGTGGTTGTGTTCTCTGTCGAATTCTTTGAGAAAGTGGTACACATTGATGATCCGGTTGGGGCCATCTCTGTACACGGGGTCTGTGGTGCGCTGGGTACTATACTCACCGGGTTGTTCGCGCTTGATGGTGGACTTTTCTATGGTGGGGGCCTTGGCTTACTAGGCATCCAGAGTGTTGGTGTTCTCTCTGTGATGCTGTGGGTATCCCTGACCATGGGATTGGTATTTTTCTTAATCAAGAAGACCGTCGGACTCAGAGTCAGTAGGGAAGAGGAGATTGCAGGCTTGGACCTCGAGGAACATGGCCTTGCATCCAGCTATGCTGACTTTATGCCGATTGTAGCTGGATTCAAGCCGGCAGCATCCATCGATGAGGCAATCCCAGTGGTAAACAAAGTCCCACCTGCTTCTACCCCTTCACGTGATGCAGAGATGTACAAGGTGGTCATTGTCAGTCGCCAGAGCAAGTTCAATACGCTCAAGGAAGCCTTGAATGATATCGGGGTCATGGGAATGACGCTTACCCAGGTGATGGGCTGTGGAATGCAGAAAGGTCAGAAGGAGTACTACCGTGGGGTGCCCGTCTCTCCGACCTTGCTTCCGAAGATGCAGGTTGAGACGGTGGTAAGCAAGGTTCCTGTACGGACGGTGATTGAAACGGCAAAGAAAGCCCTATATACCGGACATGTTGGAGATGGCAAGATCTTTGTGTACACGGTTGATAATGTCGTCAAGGTACGTACCGGTGAGGAAGGGTACGATGCACTGCAGGATGAAGTGGTTCCCGAATAA
- the dapA gene encoding 4-hydroxy-tetrahydrodipicolinate synthase, producing the protein MRDINFKGVHTALITPFTKKDNLDEERLEELIEAQITNGVNGLVPCGTTGESPTLSHDEHDQMIAMTVKFANGRVPVIAGTGSNATSEAVRLSRHAQQVGADAVLLVNPYYNKPTQKGLYYHFKAIADSVDIPCILYNIKGRTGVNIETETVKALSDACSNIVGVKEASGSLEQMRSVIDATHGKFHVLSGDDNLSIPLVESGGDGVVSVASNIAPGYISKMIHLALEGKWEQAREMEANLSGFFKACFLETNPIPIKTAMARYGWCEESFRLPICTFEREENRNALYEELDKLEALGAIIRR; encoded by the coding sequence ATGAGAGACATTAATTTCAAAGGGGTACATACTGCCCTGATCACCCCATTCACCAAGAAGGACAATCTGGACGAGGAACGTCTGGAGGAACTCATCGAAGCACAGATCACCAATGGCGTGAATGGTCTGGTTCCCTGTGGAACTACCGGGGAAAGCCCAACACTCAGTCACGATGAACATGACCAGATGATCGCAATGACCGTCAAGTTTGCAAATGGCAGGGTTCCTGTCATTGCCGGTACAGGCTCAAATGCGACCAGTGAGGCAGTGAGGCTTTCAAGGCATGCACAGCAGGTTGGGGCAGACGCAGTACTCTTGGTCAATCCGTACTACAACAAGCCAACCCAGAAGGGGTTGTACTACCACTTCAAGGCAATTGCTGACAGTGTCGATATCCCTTGTATCCTCTACAATATCAAGGGGAGAACCGGTGTAAACATTGAGACAGAGACCGTAAAGGCTCTCAGTGATGCGTGCTCCAACATCGTTGGAGTGAAGGAAGCCAGTGGAAGCCTGGAGCAGATGCGCTCTGTCATTGATGCAACCCATGGTAAGTTCCATGTACTCAGCGGAGATGACAATCTCTCCATTCCCTTGGTGGAAAGTGGTGGGGATGGTGTTGTGTCAGTTGCCTCAAACATTGCTCCCGGGTATATTTCAAAGATGATCCACTTGGCCCTCGAGGGGAAGTGGGAGCAGGCAAGGGAGATGGAAGCGAATCTCAGTGGTTTCTTCAAGGCATGTTTCCTGGAAACCAATCCGATTCCCATCAAGACGGCAATGGCCCGCTATGGTTGGTGCGAGGAGTCCTTCAGGCTTCCCATCTGCACCTTTGAACGTGAAGAGAATAGAAATGCCCTCTACGAAGAGCTGGACAAGCTTGAAGCATTGGGTGCAATTATAAGGAGATAA
- a CDS encoding 4Fe-4S binding protein, with the protein MTKHSRGLLPGLFIITLAYFSLGFVSILFANLAILCMALPFILLSRAKKKVWCQRYCPRASYLNQVGKKHNWRKNPRFITSGKAKYYMIWYFGLNLMFIAGSTTQIAMGNMEAMPYIRLFIAIPLFPLPQLLEVSVPSYLLHLSYRFYSMMLSTTTLASILALIYRPRLWCAICPIGTLQDKALSWMKE; encoded by the coding sequence ATGACCAAGCATTCCAGAGGATTGCTCCCAGGCCTTTTCATCATCACCCTTGCCTATTTTTCACTGGGTTTTGTCTCCATACTCTTTGCAAACCTTGCAATCCTCTGTATGGCGCTTCCTTTCATTCTACTCTCAAGGGCCAAGAAAAAAGTGTGGTGCCAGCGCTACTGTCCACGGGCAAGCTATCTCAACCAGGTAGGGAAAAAGCACAACTGGAGAAAAAATCCTCGATTCATCACCAGCGGTAAAGCAAAGTACTACATGATTTGGTACTTTGGACTGAATCTGATGTTCATAGCTGGTTCTACAACCCAGATTGCCATGGGGAATATGGAAGCAATGCCGTACATACGTCTCTTCATTGCCATCCCGCTATTTCCCCTACCACAGTTGCTGGAGGTAAGTGTACCATCATACCTCTTGCATCTCTCCTATCGATTCTATTCGATGATGCTCAGTACCACGACTCTCGCCAGCATCCTAGCCCTCATCTATCGTCCCCGCCTGTGGTGTGCCATCTGTCCGATCGGGACGCTCCAGGACAAGGCCTTGTCTTGGATGAAGGAATAA
- a CDS encoding aminopeptidase, with product MADPREEKLAKLLVEYSVKLQKGESCLINAVDVPTSMTEALIKAVYDAGGYPVVNIWNQRIERAMVENASKESLEAWADVDTYRMKQMDAFIGIRGIANVRELATIPAQSNLASTYYNIPVHMKTRLPYTKWVVLRYPTEIMAMQGGMGTREFEDFFYKVCTEVDYEAMARAMAEAKTFLDTVDQVHIKAPGTDLQFSVKGMGWIPCAGEMNIPDGEIYSCPVKDSVNGTIAYNTASTYHGHQFKDVRFTFKDGKIVEAHSDDDALINEILDIDEGARYIGEFALGCNPGIMNPMDNILFDEKIYGSIHFTPGNAYEDCDNGNKSAVHWDLVQIQRGEYGGGEMYFDGELVRKDGVFVHPKLTCLNLSL from the coding sequence ATGGCAGATCCTAGAGAAGAGAAGCTGGCAAAGCTTCTGGTGGAGTATTCAGTAAAACTACAGAAGGGAGAATCCTGCTTGATCAATGCAGTGGATGTACCCACGAGCATGACTGAGGCCTTGATCAAGGCAGTCTATGATGCAGGTGGATATCCTGTAGTCAACATCTGGAACCAGAGAATTGAACGTGCGATGGTGGAAAACGCAAGCAAGGAGTCCTTGGAGGCTTGGGCTGATGTAGATACCTATCGGATGAAGCAGATGGACGCGTTCATCGGCATCAGGGGTATTGCCAATGTCCGAGAACTTGCAACCATACCTGCCCAGTCCAATCTGGCAAGTACGTACTACAATATCCCTGTTCATATGAAGACCCGTCTTCCCTACACAAAGTGGGTGGTACTCCGCTATCCGACCGAAATCATGGCAATGCAGGGTGGCATGGGAACAAGGGAGTTCGAGGATTTCTTCTACAAGGTGTGTACTGAAGTCGATTATGAGGCAATGGCAAGAGCGATGGCTGAAGCGAAAACCTTTTTGGATACTGTGGACCAGGTGCATATCAAAGCACCAGGAACCGACTTGCAGTTCTCTGTGAAGGGAATGGGTTGGATACCCTGTGCAGGGGAGATGAATATCCCGGACGGGGAAATCTACTCTTGCCCAGTCAAGGATTCAGTGAATGGAACGATTGCCTACAACACTGCAAGTACCTATCACGGTCATCAGTTCAAGGATGTGCGATTCACTTTCAAGGATGGGAAAATTGTTGAGGCTCACAGTGATGACGATGCCTTGATCAATGAAATCCTTGACATCGATGAAGGGGCTCGTTACATCGGGGAGTTTGCACTTGGATGTAATCCAGGCATCATGAACCCCATGGATAATATCCTCTTTGACGAGAAAATCTATGGATCAATCCACTTTACCCCGGGTAATGCCTATGAAGATTGCGACAATGGAAACAAGTCAGCAGTCCACTGGGATTTGGTTCAGATCCAGAGAGGTGAGTATGGTGGCGGAGAGATGTACTTCGATGGTGAGCTGGTCAGGAAGGACGGTGTTTTTGTCCACCCGAAACTAACCTGCCTGAATCTTTCCCTCTAG
- a CDS encoding 4Fe-4S binding protein — translation MAYKITDACIACGTCLPECPTGAISEGDIYVIDADACIDCGTCADVCPTAAIIQE, via the coding sequence ATGGCTTACAAAATCACAGATGCATGTATTGCATGTGGAACGTGTCTGCCGGAATGTCCTACCGGTGCGATCTCTGAAGGCGACATCTATGTAATTGATGCAGATGCATGCATCGATTGCGGTACTTGCGCTGATGTATGTCCTACCGCTGCTATCATTCAGGAGTAG
- the xseB gene encoding exodeoxyribonuclease VII small subunit, whose protein sequence is MSFESDVKRIEEIAQKLNQMETSLEESLSLFEEGMRLSKALENTLSEAKRKVEVILSEDLTEAETTVLE, encoded by the coding sequence ATGAGTTTTGAATCGGATGTTAAAAGAATCGAGGAAATAGCTCAGAAACTCAACCAGATGGAGACTTCTCTTGAGGAGAGTCTTTCCTTGTTCGAGGAAGGCATGCGCCTATCCAAGGCACTGGAGAACACACTCTCTGAGGCCAAACGCAAAGTAGAGGTCATTCTCTCAGAGGACCTAACGGAAGCAGAAACAACAGTACTCGAATAA
- the purU gene encoding formyltetrahydrofolate deformylase has translation MASKQKKIIFLIQCEDRKGILSATSTWFYQRSYNILHCQQHTDNTEGRYFMRIELDMADLKTTRKQLEEDFSVFAEEYNLSWECHYSDYRSRMAILVSKTSHCLYDLIARKDEGDLQCDIPLIISNHPDLEIIANQFRIPFYYLPVTPETKAEQEMKVRTLLKRFDVDVVVLARYMQILSSDFIDEWQGKIINIHHGFLPAFQGANPYRRAYERGVKMIGATAHYASEDLDQGPIIEQDVVRVNHEQGPAGLRDVGKDVERRVLAKGVQAHLESRIIIFKNRTIVFSSEQ, from the coding sequence ATGGCGAGCAAACAGAAGAAAATCATCTTCCTCATCCAGTGTGAGGATCGTAAGGGCATACTGAGCGCAACTTCAACCTGGTTCTACCAGCGTTCCTACAACATCCTGCATTGTCAGCAACATACCGACAACACCGAGGGGCGGTATTTCATGCGTATCGAACTGGATATGGCCGACCTGAAAACCACCCGCAAGCAGCTGGAAGAGGATTTCTCAGTCTTTGCCGAAGAGTACAATCTCTCTTGGGAGTGTCACTACAGCGACTATCGCTCCAGAATGGCCATCTTGGTGAGCAAGACCAGCCACTGTCTCTACGATCTTATCGCCAGGAAGGATGAAGGGGATCTCCAGTGTGATATTCCCTTGATCATCAGCAATCACCCCGACCTGGAGATCATTGCCAATCAGTTCAGGATCCCTTTCTACTATCTACCGGTCACTCCAGAGACCAAGGCGGAGCAGGAGATGAAGGTACGTACATTGCTCAAGCGTTTTGATGTTGATGTAGTCGTACTTGCCCGTTATATGCAGATTCTCTCTTCTGACTTTATCGATGAATGGCAGGGAAAGATCATCAACATCCATCATGGCTTCCTTCCCGCCTTCCAAGGGGCAAATCCCTATCGCAGGGCATATGAGCGTGGAGTGAAAATGATCGGGGCAACCGCACACTATGCCAGTGAGGACCTGGATCAAGGTCCGATCATCGAGCAGGATGTGGTGAGAGTAAACCACGAACAGGGACCAGCCGGCCTCAGGGATGTGGGCAAGGATGTGGAAAGAAGAGTCCTGGCCAAAGGGGTGCAAGCACATCTGGAAAGCCGAATCATCATCTTCAAGAACCGTACAATCGTCTTTAGCTCAGAACAATAG
- a CDS encoding 4Fe-4S binding protein, whose translation MAFDIASFFGLKPAGPKEPKVLTVLTHRCPQNHRCPAVGVCPSGALTQKGFAAPKVDKRKCTDCGKCTRYCFPGALKMKRKEGA comes from the coding sequence ATGGCATTTGATATCGCATCTTTTTTTGGTTTGAAACCAGCAGGGCCTAAAGAGCCAAAAGTATTGACCGTACTCACCCACAGGTGTCCACAGAACCACCGCTGTCCAGCAGTAGGTGTCTGTCCTTCCGGTGCCTTGACCCAGAAAGGGTTTGCAGCACCGAAAGTAGACAAAAGGAAATGTACTGATTGCGGTAAATGTACTCGTTACTGCTTTCCCGGAGCCCTGAAGATGAAACGGAAGGAGGGTGCATGA
- a CDS encoding DNA topoisomerase 3 — protein sequence MKQLVLAEKPSVGRELGRVLHCWKSEKGYREGDDYIVTWALGHLVELAQPAAYSDRYKRWSLRDLPMLPPVLKQEVIEQSKEQFSVVKQLIQRKDVDSVIIATDAGREGELVARWIMKLADYQGPAKRLWISSQTEGAIKEGFSNLKDAALYDDLYAAAESRAAADWYIGMNVTRALTCHYDAKLSAGRVQTPTLALMTQKEDEIEAFSGQFYWTLKADFTDFTASYYLTEDSIRINDEKSAKQKEAELTGKTGQVFSLDTVERTEQPPLAYDLTELQRDANNLLDFSAKETLDTLQSLYEQHKIVTYPRTDSRYITCDIVSTLEKRLQALDATPFGSLASSYRIQGYRVDQERFVQDLKVSDHHAIIPTEQRVDLGRLNARERALWELIVLRFLEVLSSDYTYRTTTLIADVEGSRFKTRLTLPVEQGWRDVARIIGKRSAQPSITDEEEASPFLLSLKEGDPLTISSVKLRRLTTPSPARYTEATLLSAMEHAGRFVEDAKLKKQLGGGLGTPATRADIIEKLIQNHYVERQGKELVPTPKGRELVRLAPEELRSPELTGLWEQRLGAIADGKEDSRRFLEDIKTHAVKLVDEVIKSSELFSPKFPDAKQCPFCKGPMMKVVDDIGQNHFLCQRLSCSYEEMEIKKRVMVPGKEKPAKVVVKAKSVSTPSDGTKKRVVLKKSVTKKPAMQAFSLPDDDKGPKFTWETVIEVVRPSKLAFRGPRRDEHQDRGGWKPPVQNKHIVEDVPSSGGSFADFLKASEERKKRDKKRK from the coding sequence TTGAAACAATTGGTATTAGCTGAAAAGCCGAGCGTCGGAAGGGAACTCGGACGTGTCTTGCACTGTTGGAAATCGGAGAAAGGATACCGCGAAGGGGATGACTATATCGTAACCTGGGCGCTTGGACACCTGGTTGAGCTTGCTCAACCTGCTGCCTATAGTGACCGCTATAAAAGATGGTCACTGAGGGATCTTCCGATGTTGCCCCCAGTCTTGAAACAGGAAGTGATCGAACAGAGCAAGGAACAATTTTCCGTGGTCAAGCAACTCATCCAAAGAAAGGATGTTGATTCAGTGATCATTGCCACTGATGCAGGAAGGGAAGGCGAGTTGGTTGCACGATGGATCATGAAACTTGCAGACTACCAAGGACCAGCCAAACGGCTTTGGATCAGCAGCCAGACCGAAGGGGCAATCAAGGAAGGATTCAGCAACCTCAAGGATGCAGCACTCTATGACGACTTGTATGCGGCGGCGGAGAGTCGTGCTGCTGCTGACTGGTATATAGGGATGAATGTCACCAGGGCGTTGACGTGTCACTACGATGCAAAACTCTCAGCAGGACGAGTGCAAACCCCAACCCTTGCCCTGATGACCCAGAAAGAGGATGAGATAGAAGCATTCAGTGGTCAGTTCTACTGGACACTCAAGGCCGACTTCACTGATTTTACTGCCTCCTATTACCTCACTGAGGACTCGATCAGGATCAATGATGAGAAGAGTGCCAAGCAGAAGGAGGCAGAGCTCACGGGAAAGACAGGGCAGGTTTTCTCCTTGGATACCGTTGAGCGCACTGAACAACCACCTCTTGCTTATGACCTGACAGAACTGCAACGGGATGCAAACAATCTCCTTGATTTCAGTGCGAAGGAGACACTCGACACCCTGCAGTCCCTCTATGAACAGCACAAGATTGTAACCTATCCAAGAACTGACAGCCGCTACATTACCTGTGATATTGTATCCACACTGGAAAAGCGACTGCAGGCTCTTGATGCAACCCCGTTTGGGAGTCTTGCCAGCTCATACCGGATACAGGGGTATCGTGTCGACCAAGAGCGGTTTGTCCAGGATCTGAAGGTAAGCGACCACCATGCAATCATCCCAACCGAGCAACGTGTTGATCTTGGCAGACTGAACGCCAGGGAGCGCGCTCTCTGGGAGTTGATCGTGCTTCGCTTCCTTGAAGTGCTCAGCAGCGATTACACCTACCGTACCACCACCCTGATCGCTGATGTGGAAGGTTCACGATTCAAGACCCGTCTTACCCTTCCTGTTGAGCAGGGATGGAGAGATGTTGCCCGTATAATCGGTAAACGCAGTGCCCAGCCTTCGATTACCGATGAGGAAGAGGCCAGTCCCTTCCTGCTCTCCCTGAAGGAGGGTGACCCACTGACCATCTCCAGTGTGAAGCTTAGAAGGCTTACCACTCCATCCCCTGCCAGGTACACGGAGGCAACACTGCTCTCTGCCATGGAACACGCAGGACGGTTTGTTGAGGACGCAAAACTGAAGAAACAGCTGGGAGGAGGGCTTGGAACTCCTGCAACCCGTGCAGACATCATCGAGAAGTTGATACAGAACCACTATGTCGAAAGACAGGGAAAGGAACTGGTTCCCACTCCCAAGGGAAGGGAGTTGGTTCGTCTTGCCCCTGAGGAGCTCCGCTCCCCTGAGCTGACCGGGCTCTGGGAGCAACGCCTGGGTGCGATTGCTGATGGCAAGGAGGATAGTCGTCGTTTCCTCGAGGATATCAAGACCCATGCAGTGAAACTCGTTGATGAGGTCATCAAGAGCAGTGAGCTGTTCTCACCAAAATTCCCCGATGCAAAACAGTGTCCCTTCTGCAAGGGTCCCATGATGAAGGTAGTTGATGATATCGGCCAGAATCACTTTCTCTGTCAGCGGCTCTCCTGTTCCTATGAGGAAATGGAGATCAAGAAACGGGTCATGGTTCCAGGAAAGGAGAAACCGGCAAAGGTAGTGGTGAAGGCCAAGAGTGTTAGTACTCCATCTGATGGGACCAAGAAACGTGTAGTACTGAAGAAATCTGTAACCAAGAAACCGGCAATGCAAGCATTCTCCCTGCCTGATGATGACAAGGGGCCCAAGTTCACATGGGAGACTGTCATCGAGGTCGTTCGTCCAAGCAAGTTGGCCTTTCGTGGCCCACGCAGGGATGAGCATCAGGACAGGGGAGGGTGGAAACCTCCTGTGCAGAATAAACATATAGTAGAGGATGTGCCTTCCAGTGGTGGGAGCTTTGCTGATTTCTTGAAGGCCAGTGAAGAACGAAAAAAACGCGATAAGAAAAGAAAATAG